A region from the Canis lupus dingo isolate Sandy chromosome X, ASM325472v2, whole genome shotgun sequence genome encodes:
- the ZNF275 gene encoding zinc finger protein 275, which translates to MGEDAQPQEMASTSSPRAGEPGPEVRANRDPEGRAGGLQELPMEHHFACKECGDAFRLKVLLVQHQRIHSEAKGWECADCGRVFRGASEFNEHRKSHAAAEPQPGPSRAPEAALEKREQVEREAKPFECEECGKRFKKNAGLSQHLRVHSREKPFDCEECGRSFKVSTHLFRHQKLHTAEKPFACKACAREFLDRQELLKHQRAHTGHLPFDCDDCGKSFRGVNGLAEHQRIHSGAKPYGCPHCGKLFRRSSELTKHRRIHTGEKPYECGQCGKAFRQSSSLLEHQRIHTGERPYGCGDCGKAFRGPSDLIKHRRIHSGLKPYECDKCGKAFRRSSGLSRHRRTHSGARRCECSECGRVFKRRSALQKHQPSHRD; encoded by the coding sequence ATGGGCGAGGACGCTCAGCCGCAGGAGATGGCGTCCACGAGCTCCCCGCGGGCCGGCGAGCCCGGCCCTGAGGTCAGAGCCAACCGGGACCCtgaggggcgggcgggcggcctgCAGGAGCTGCCCATGGAGCACCACTTCGCGTGTAAGGAGTGTGGGGACGCCTTCCGGCTGAAGGTCCTCCTCGTCCAGCACCAGAGGATTCACAGCGAGGCCAAGGGCTGGGAGTGTGCGGACTGTGGGCGCGTGTTCCGGGGGGCGTCCGAGTTCAACGAGCACCGGAAGAGCCACGCGGCCGCCGAGCCGCAGCCGGGCCCCAGCCGCGCCCCGGAGGCCGCCCTGGAGAAGAgggagcaggtggagagggaggcgAAGCCCTTCGAGTGCGAGGAGTGCGGGAAGCGGTTCAAGAAGAACGCGGGCCTCAGCCAGCACCTGCGCGTGCACAGCCGAGAGAAGCCCTTTGACTGTGAGGAGTGCGGGCGCTCGTTCAAAGTGAGCACGCACCTGTTTCGCCATCAGAAGCTGCACACGGCCGAAAAGCCGTTCGCCTGCAAGGCGTGCGCCCGGGAGTTCCTGGACCGCCAGGAGCTTCTCAAGCACCAGCGCGCGCACACGGGCCACCTGCCCTTCGACTGCGACGACTGCGGCAAGTCGTTCCGCGGCGTCAACGGCCTGGCCGAGCACCAGCGCATCCACAGCGGGGCCAAGCCGTACGGCTGCCCGCACTGCGGCAAGCTGTTCCGCCGGAGCTCGGAGCTCACCAAGCACCGCCGCATCCACACGGGCGAGAAGCCGTACGAGTGCGGCCAGTGCGGCAAGGCCTTCCGCCAGAGCTCCAGCCTCCTGGAGCACCAGCGCATCCACACGGGCGAGCGGCCGTACGGCTGCGGCGACTGCGGCAAGGCCTTCCGCGGCCCGTCCGACCTCATCAAGCACCGGCGCATCCACAGCGGACTGAAGCCCTACGAGTGCGACAAGTGCGGGAAGGCCTTCCGCAGGAGCTCCGGCCTCAGTCGCCACCGCAGGACCCACAGCGGAGCGAGGCGCTGCGAGTGCAGCGAGTGCGGCCGCGTGTTCAAGCGGCGCTCGGCGCTGCAGAAGCACCAGCCGAGCCACCGCGACTAG